One part of the Arachidicoccus terrestris genome encodes these proteins:
- a CDS encoding helix-turn-helix domain-containing protein, whose protein sequence is MDNSFFDIKSSKNDTHYWNNIPYKKGKNGIFLPESGVISLHSGWSDMHFHFFDRAKYTLYINLYDVRDSRETRVQSAGSTVEYTMMLTNQVYNHLGGLQPAEIPQGAFNITYLPFVDSLVRFKKGQFYCTLDIHLKDVFLNELMIDFPSVMEPLLNAMEHKTPKRVFDLHAPCTLFMTDLARSILHYLNSGPAYLPVVDKNVEGLIAHAVAYKMGTYSSSLDDKRTLLMHEIYYKAIENLSKFPGIDELAQFAQTNPTTLHREFKEMFNITIKQHWIAYRLDKALQMVVHERDKRISEIALILGYTCLANFNRAFKAKYKHPPGFFRNGQSDIDSIRLDDQ, encoded by the coding sequence ATGGACAATAGTTTCTTCGACATAAAATCGTCAAAAAATGACACCCACTATTGGAATAATATTCCCTATAAAAAGGGCAAGAACGGCATATTCCTGCCCGAAAGCGGAGTCATTTCCCTGCATAGCGGCTGGTCCGACATGCACTTCCACTTTTTTGACCGGGCCAAATACACCCTCTACATCAACCTTTATGATGTCCGTGACAGCAGGGAAACCCGTGTACAATCCGCAGGCTCCACTGTTGAATACACCATGATGCTGACCAACCAGGTATACAATCATCTGGGAGGACTACAACCAGCTGAAATCCCGCAAGGTGCTTTCAATATTACCTATCTCCCATTCGTTGATTCTCTTGTAAGATTTAAAAAAGGACAATTCTATTGTACACTTGACATCCATTTGAAAGACGTGTTCCTGAATGAACTAATGATCGATTTTCCATCAGTTATGGAACCCTTGCTGAATGCCATGGAGCATAAAACACCTAAAAGGGTTTTTGATCTCCATGCCCCCTGCACACTTTTTATGACAGACCTTGCCCGCTCTATTTTGCATTATCTGAATAGTGGCCCAGCCTATTTGCCGGTAGTCGACAAAAATGTCGAAGGCCTCATTGCGCATGCCGTGGCGTACAAAATGGGAACCTACAGTTCCTCTCTGGATGATAAAAGGACGCTGCTAATGCATGAAATTTACTACAAGGCGATCGAAAATCTTTCCAAGTTCCCCGGTATAGATGAACTCGCTCAATTTGCACAAACAAACCCCACCACGCTGCATCGAGAATTCAAAGAAATGTTTAATATAACCATAAAACAACACTGGATAGCGTACCGGCTCGACAAAGCATTACAGATGGTTGTTCATGAACGGGACAAGAGAATATCGGAAATTGCGCTAATCTTGGGATACACTTGCCTGGCGAATTTCAACAGAGCTTTCAAAGCCAAATACAAACACCCACCGGGTTTCTTCAGAAATGGACAAAGCGACATTGATTCAATACGCCTGGATGACCAATAG
- a CDS encoding helix-turn-helix domain-containing protein codes for MRKNDYNTNPPYVICFSERPKATKNVKGRLPSWCRVPVPKAEEAVYYQFPGVDILSQKLNRLHFSANAVEIHTGVPFELPFQVNEDQLFFLYMLEGGMEFSTADGLYITKAQKKNFYLSHNGPGMFKARMGAGKHVAFVVAIKVSWAKRNFQEFANLNPLLQEMLNATQPYNIMPHCRIDRQVEQWLAEAISTPHTNTVVQDSTFRMFISLTLDHYDTLLAASQGMIAYKVKQYIDEHYTDHDLKYNKLASLHYITVRTLNNKFKAAYHITIHDYCTLQRMKMAKQLLEKEGMLFSDVYFKVGYNNESSFRYAYNKFWKKAT; via the coding sequence ATGAGAAAAAATGATTATAATACGAACCCTCCCTATGTGATCTGCTTTTCAGAAAGGCCAAAAGCGACAAAGAACGTGAAAGGGAGGCTCCCTAGCTGGTGCAGGGTACCTGTTCCAAAAGCGGAGGAAGCAGTTTACTATCAATTTCCGGGTGTTGACATACTTAGCCAAAAGCTTAACCGGCTGCATTTTTCTGCCAATGCGGTCGAAATCCATACAGGCGTCCCATTCGAGTTACCCTTCCAAGTCAACGAAGACCAACTGTTTTTTCTATATATGCTGGAGGGTGGTATGGAGTTTAGTACTGCAGATGGTCTCTATATAACGAAAGCCCAGAAAAAGAACTTCTATCTGTCTCATAATGGACCTGGCATGTTTAAGGCTCGTATGGGGGCAGGAAAACATGTCGCATTTGTTGTCGCAATTAAGGTCAGTTGGGCAAAAAGAAACTTTCAGGAATTTGCCAATCTAAATCCCCTCCTGCAGGAAATGCTAAACGCAACACAGCCCTATAACATTATGCCACATTGCCGGATCGATAGGCAAGTAGAGCAATGGCTGGCGGAAGCGATCTCAACACCCCATACCAATACTGTCGTTCAGGATAGCACTTTTCGTATGTTTATATCGCTGACACTCGATCACTACGACACACTTTTGGCCGCTTCACAAGGCATGATCGCCTATAAAGTGAAACAATATATTGATGAGCATTATACCGACCATGATCTCAAATACAACAAACTGGCTTCCCTGCACTACATTACCGTACGTACACTCAACAATAAATTCAAGGCAGCCTATCACATTACAATACATGACTATTGCACGCTCCAACGTATGAAGATGGCGAAGCAGTTGCTGGAAAAGGAAGGAATGTTATTTAGCGACGTCTATTTTAAAGTCGGATACAACAACGAAAGCAGTTTCCGGTATGCTTACAATAAGTTCTGGAAAAAGGCTACATAA
- a CDS encoding MauE/DoxX family redox-associated membrane protein has product MKRSLIISIICSLLILLWIYAAGSKLLQYDIFKMQLSKQPLPEWSLSILTWALPSVEILTVALLCFQRTTRIGLLLSLLLMSCFTIYVGLALGNVFGDLPCACGGIFQILGWRGHLVLNLIFTAVAATGYYLQIEKGRNTNYLDIRTSRASAIE; this is encoded by the coding sequence ATGAAACGTAGTTTAATCATATCAATCATTTGTTCCTTACTTATTTTGCTATGGATTTATGCAGCAGGAAGTAAGTTACTGCAATATGATATATTCAAAATGCAATTATCCAAGCAGCCACTGCCTGAATGGTCCCTCTCTATACTAACATGGGCACTACCTAGCGTAGAAATCTTGACAGTCGCGCTGCTATGTTTTCAAAGAACGACAAGAATCGGCCTTTTGCTCTCTTTGTTATTAATGTCATGCTTCACGATATATGTCGGCTTAGCTTTAGGCAATGTCTTTGGAGATCTCCCCTGTGCCTGCGGAGGCATATTTCAAATCCTTGGATGGCGCGGCCACCTGGTACTTAACTTAATATTTACGGCTGTTGCTGCCACCGGATATTATTTACAGATAGAAAAAGGAAGAAATACCAATTATCTAGATATAAGAACCTCAAGGGCGAGTGCAATTGAGTAG
- a CDS encoding RagB/SusD family nutrient uptake outer membrane protein, translated as MTTKYPYSRTICFFVTLIFLSVFCSCKKYLEKSPDKSLTIPHSVGDLRAILDNNMTMNDGYSSYGALASDDYFLTDDVYGSLSSNTTLPYYNWGLEREPTDVRTDWLNAYRRIFCSNIVLEYSEKVGLDGAKRSDLRAVMGEALFYRGLTHFQLAQVYALPYNPASASERLGVPLRLTSDFNVKATRPTLQQNYDQIIEDLESAAKFLPKVQSTLLRPNKAAVYAALSNVMLVVQDFKSAAAFSDSCLELQNKLIDYNDIDTSAAIPFPYFNTETIWYADVGYNAVLLPSKALVDSTLYRSYADNDLRKVLYFDSYNGKVAFNGYYNGGAGGNKLYGGFSVDEVYLIKAESEARLGNLSEAVSIINSLCKNRFEKRGYTAFSSSSSKEVVGFILDMRRKELCFRRMCRWIDIRRLNQLGGDKIIPKRIINGKLYELPPDNLHYAFLIPDAAIDYSDFAQNAR; from the coding sequence ATGACGACAAAATATCCTTATTCCAGAACCATATGTTTTTTCGTTACATTAATTTTCTTATCGGTTTTTTGCTCTTGCAAGAAGTATTTGGAGAAATCTCCCGATAAGTCTTTGACCATACCTCACTCAGTAGGCGATTTACGGGCTATTTTAGACAATAATATGACAATGAATGATGGCTATTCGTCTTATGGAGCATTGGCTAGTGACGATTATTTTTTAACTGATGATGTATACGGCTCGTTATCGTCAAATACCACTCTTCCGTATTATAATTGGGGGCTAGAGAGGGAGCCGACAGATGTACGGACAGACTGGCTTAACGCCTATCGGAGAATATTCTGCTCTAATATAGTCCTCGAATATTCGGAGAAAGTTGGTTTAGATGGAGCTAAACGCTCCGATCTCAGGGCAGTTATGGGAGAGGCTTTGTTCTATCGTGGACTAACCCATTTTCAGCTTGCACAAGTTTATGCATTGCCTTATAATCCAGCATCCGCGTCTGAACGCCTGGGTGTGCCGTTAAGACTGACCTCAGATTTTAATGTTAAGGCGACTCGGCCTACACTTCAACAGAATTATGATCAAATTATAGAGGATTTGGAGTCAGCAGCTAAATTTCTTCCTAAAGTACAATCGACCCTGCTTAGGCCCAATAAGGCGGCTGTCTATGCGGCTCTGTCAAATGTTATGTTAGTTGTACAGGATTTTAAAAGTGCGGCTGCATTCTCAGACTCTTGTTTGGAATTGCAAAACAAATTAATTGATTATAATGATATCGACACGAGTGCCGCTATACCTTTTCCTTACTTCAACACTGAGACAATTTGGTACGCTGATGTCGGTTATAATGCGGTATTATTGCCTAGTAAAGCGTTAGTTGACTCGACGCTTTACCGAAGTTATGCAGATAATGATCTGAGAAAGGTACTTTATTTTGATAGCTATAACGGCAAGGTGGCCTTTAATGGATATTATAATGGCGGGGCCGGTGGTAATAAACTCTATGGAGGATTTTCTGTTGATGAGGTATACCTTATAAAAGCCGAATCTGAAGCGAGACTCGGTAATCTTTCCGAAGCGGTGAGTATAATAAATAGTCTTTGTAAAAATAGATTTGAAAAACGGGGATATACTGCTTTTAGTTCCAGTAGCTCGAAAGAAGTTGTAGGTTTTATTCTTGACATGCGGCGCAAGGAGTTATGTTTTAGAAGAATGTGTCGGTGGATTGACATTCGCAGGTTAAATCAGCTAGGTGGAGATAAGATTATTCCCAAAAGGATTATTAACGGCAAGTTATATGAACTGCCACCTGATAATCTACATTATGCATTTTTGATTCCTGACGCAGCAATAGATTACAGCGATTTTGCACAAAATGCTAGGTAG